ACTGTCTTTGAagcgattttaataaaaatgtgtttactaTATAAGGAGAAGAACTTTCAGACATTTTAAGAAGCGTATATTGGCTAAATTGGTTTTCAGTTTCTGCCAATATACGTTTCTTAAACCAATGTACattttatcagttaaaaaaaaaattttttttttgtaaattatcagTCTTTACAATGTTACTCTGAAAAGCATGGGATTAATATTGACCTTTAACTTTATACCTTTTGTATTTCCCAATAATTATAACAGTAAATTACAGTAGTATTTAACTccaaattcttcttttaaaacacACTTATTAcataaatgtgtattttcagtatttgcatctttttcctctttttatttattttattttttattgaaaataaaatattataattataattttattatttctgaaatcaatGCAAAGTCAAATaattgtagaaataaaaaagagtaaaagtaaaaattcattgATTATAAAAGGGGAAATTTTACAATGTGTGAAATCCATTGATTTCATAAagcaggaaaaaagaaaaaaatgaagcactCTAGCGACGGCCACTCGTTGATGTCACCAACCATCGTCAAGTTGGTGGGCGAATTAACATGACGAGGAATATTTAAGGATAAAGCTCATAAGTTGTAAAAACCCTTGATAGGCATACCTAATAACAAACTGCAGCGCTtgcaactaaaaaatttatagttaaatagttattaaattagctcacaataacttttgatccaatgatctgATTTTCACGTATTGGAAATCTATCTCAATGATTCGAAgtttcattgtttctttttctttgatagaTTCTGATTCTTGACCCTCAAAATCTAGCTGCGACCTATAAAATGTAGACGTAATAGTTTGGACAGGAAAGCGGTCAAAAGTTTGGATCGCTTAATAGTAATTTCACATTTTGCGTATTTCGGTATGTCTCGAAACCACAATTAGAATATTAGTTTAcccaaaaacaatttttcgtagaacataattttaatatttattagttcgTTTTGCTTTTTAATCAAGCATAGTcaaaagagttttgagttgcgtacgatttttttcatcatacaATCAACAAGTATACGATTTCTTTCATCATtctaaagaatgaaattttaaatggcgAATAACAAATTGGTTGAATGAGTTctagagaaattaaattttcaatatactttctgatatttaataaatcaaaaactattcgaccgatttcattcATTTGGCATTTAAAATAACCGTCTTTAAACCggtttttaatgcaataaagcTTGCTGTTAAAAGCTCCGGAAAAGCGGCAACTAACCCCCAAAGGGTTAATATGCGTTAGTTAagcatttgtaaataattgctTTTCACTTTGCAttgcttttttgtttgaaactaCTCCATAACGATTTCTCTCCCAAACCTCTCATGTTAttagattaaatgaaaaatgatttgaagcattaaaaaatttattcagcttCATGttgagttttctttaaaaaaatcctaaaataggCATCTAAGAGACGTGgatttatgcattttatcagcataagtaaaatattcttttacctTACAAGCAGTCTGAAATCCTCGAAGAAGTCACTTTAATTTACAACAAGGATTATAAGACTCCATGTCAGCATTTGAGTAAATTAACGATGATAACAAAGAAAATGAGGAACAGGAAAAAATGCAGCTGACGTTAAAGCCTTCTTTTACTGGGTAGTTTTCTTTTGCTAcaaaggtaattttattttaccagcAGTTATTTACTTACttgcttaaaaattagttttagtaacttttattaatttcgtactttgattttgtttccagcaaggtaataattttcatcataaaGCTGTTACTTATCACTATCTATACCtaaaggtaaatattattttatgataagttatgttaaaattatgcataattttctgTGTGAAATGTAGTACAATCTGACTTATGCATTTTGACATACtgtttaaggtttttttttttttttttaaataaaaacatgagtAAAATTACCAGTTTACATTTAGTACGAAGATTTCAGatataaaaacatctttttaaaatgtcaaagcCAAAGAATTTTTGTGTGTGTAATACTTCTACTATTTAGTTGAACGGTGTACCCCGTAtcatttcaaattagaaaacATCCAGGAGACAAGGGCACTCTCCTTTCGAGGAGTTTGTTTTGGGTGAAACTAACCTTTTACGGTCCAAATGGTTGTCGGTTGAGTCAAAAGATGTGTAATGTGAAACGTATTATCGCATTTATATTGACCAGCCAcaaccgggattcgaacctgggacaCTTCATAGGGAAACTAGCAAGTCATCCTGGTTCCCATAATTAAATTGCTTGAGTCACGTGGGGAAATTATGATAGAATTGGCCTTAATTATTAATAGTCGCCTTCGAAAGCCAGTACTTTCGGCAATTTTATTTCCAGTCAGCAACTTTTCGTGTcactattcattatttaaaattattaaaagaacaaaaaataattaacaaatgcatcaactaataataatttgaagaagAGAGCTTTCCAATAACGTGAAAAGAATATTCCAACTCTGACTTGAACCTCGCCATCAACGCAAAATTACATTGATGAATGCTATAAGACTCGTTAGTTTTAATCTTATTCAATTACACTAAAATTATggttatatgaatatttaattaaacacaaacatttatttaaaatgcactaAAGAGTGTTTGAAGGAGTTAGAgaaccaaaaatataataaataactccCAAAGTAACTTCTCTTCATTTGattaactgaatatttttaacgaaGTACATACATGATTTTtgatggaaaataataaatgccaGGAAATTTTTTACGTCGACTATATACTTAgctattaatgttaatattctATATTACAAACAATTTGTAAtggaattgtaattttttcgtgtacatttttatacaatttttcgtttgttttatttgatgttcctaaaatatttgaaaagcttAATTATGCTCTCTAATACTTTCCTTTCAATATATTTTCGTCAAATTtgatttgtattatatttaggGTATTCCtgcttattaatatataaaacactGGGagtgatttattataaaattcataaatttatatttatagaacaCTAAGAGCGATTCATTAATCATAAACGAAATATTTGACATGAAACGCTATTTCATGACTTAATTTAAcccctttctttttcttaaatacgttgattataaaatttattaaaaatattttagattttcttcaCTGGTGAAAATGTATTAGGAAGTCAAATCCACGAGAAAGCTGAGTGTAAATTTCTTTCTGCCTTTTTTTCTGAAGAGAAAATTTGCACAGCATGAGAAATTTGGGAAATTTTTACcgaatgaaaactatttatttctctGTGGCTCATTAGAAATCGAAAAATTGATACGATCagaattaaaggaaataaaactatttgtaaaGTTAGTCAGAAAGCATTTTAGAATTATTGTGTTTTTCAGTatcgttttcttaaaaaatgaattactttaaattattcattaaatgaaatcattttcataactttttaataaatctattatGTGTAAGAAATTATCACTGCGTGTTCTGAAATTTGTCCAAAAATCATCTTGTGCTTGTGAAATCAGCAaaaacaagtattaaaaaaaacaaaaatagaaagaacTGTAGTGAAAATATTTGAGAGAACGATTCTTTATATCATGTATATtcgaattactttttttattaatactttctataaataaaatatgatatatcaGTAGAGTGTAAGGTTTATAAATTACTGCatgtcaatatttttcaaattatgcagcaatttaaaataaatttttgaatttagagtttgtttatattttaacgcCATCGTACTAGaactcaatatatttaaaaatactgcatTTGAGAGTATGAAAACTCTATGATAAATGCAACAGATAGTTCGGTGAactgtaagttattttttccttgATTTCTTATCCACAAAAATGATAAGACCCCTTAAAATCAGTTGAAAGTTGATTGCAATGTCGATAGCCTATAATTTTAAGGCTTCCATGACgttttgttatttctttgaTCCTTGAGCATACTGATTTCTTAACTGATTTCTTAACTTGTATTATCTTCTTGATATTAGAGAAATACAAACAATGGAATTTAGCGAAACAGGTGAATACTCATTCTTAACTATAATTTGcttatctttcaaatttaattaaactaaaaaaatattctaaataagaGCTTTTTGTTTGATGTATATGTGTTTTTgggtgcataaattttttttggtgtatACGTGATTATCtagaataattagttatttagtgTAATTTCTTTGCTATTTGTTGaatcataatttctttaaatttttatgtgttatcaaatattctaattgttATGCTTTGTgcgtatattattttaaaatggtctATTACTCATGAAAAGTTCTGCTCTAAAATTTTCCTGTTATGGTTATCCCAACGATGGGAAAAAACTTTATCCCTTATATTAATTAACCTTTCAAATTTGCCTTAACCATTTACGCTTGCAGAGACGTTCCAACCACgtaaagatgcttttttttatataaaatcatcaaTGACGTGCTTTGCACGTCAGCAGATAATtatcatagaaataaaaaagacgCTCATAATTAGtaccacaaaaataaaaataaaaatgttccgATTTTTAAGTGCCAACTTTGAGCTGCAGCCGACTTTTTATTGAACTGCAATTTAGAGTTACTTAAATCTGATCATTACGTCAAAAGTTATTTGTTGTCCCAATTATCATCATTtagcatttcatttttcaaactatcTACTTAgcgaaaattaatcaatttatatcaaggtaaaattcaaaattttggaatacctcgaaaaatgctttgaaatagaaaagaaaaagaaaatttaaatgctatgaaaaataaaatgaaacttttaataaacttttcaataatGCAAAAGTTACCACTTCTCTGTCCCTTTGTGGGGATATATAATAAAGTGATTTTGAGATTAAAGCAATAAGTTGGCAACTGTGAAAGTTcaagcaatttatttcattacaaaatcttagaaataaaaaatttgtttttaagaagtgTGTATTTTAAATCACTATCCTGAGaggaatttttgtttatttttataaaaataaattttaattaatattacggTGCTTCGTTTCGTAGAATGAATACTTATCGAAAATGGGGTTCGAAAAGTATACACGTTATGACAAATTAATAgttaagcaatgaaaaaaaaaactgaaaacatcaaaatctgtttgattTCTGTGAGAAACAGTGTTAAGTTGAAAAGCAATTATTAGaagaactttaaaatgttatcggacaatcaaattgattttaatatttttaatctcgtCTTCATAATCAATGATTTCGatatcgattttattttttccaaactttcttaatttgcaatatttaatatgcgcaattttttacctcatttttgacaagggttttaaatatctatattaagaGCAGTGATTACAGAACATCGTGTATGCTTTTATCCTTTTCTATtgtaataatgcatttttattgttttttagaccctattttaaaacataaaatgttagaaaaggaaataaaaataatgcacacAGAAGTGCTTGCAGTCAAAACTCCAAAAGATGAAACAGAAGGAAAAACAAAGAAGAAATCTTTTTTCCATATAGACAAAGAAATGCTTAGgtttaaaatccatttcttcttatttatcgGAGGTAAGTGGAAACATAGGGATTtacttttccttaaatattctatttttaataaagggtAATTatgtagtaattaaaaaaataacaagaattgttcctttgaagaaaataacttttaaaattaacttatgtaccgtgcttaaatgaaaaaaaaagctgacaGCCAGAACAACTTTAGATCCATTTGTTCGATTTCTGCGTAATTAGACTTAATCTTAATAGAAAGTAAAACCTTAAACACGATGATTCAGTaacgcagacgatatttcacgCAACGAAATATGACGCAAAAACGTcctatatatcaataaaaaaataatttcttcctcATAAATTCGGATTTCTGCCCCTCAATGTATGAAGCATaaccacaatctggaaaatagggTTCCAATAGTTTAGACAGGAGAGCGGTTAAGTGTTTGGAACCCTTACTGTTCATTTCAATTTGGAATGCATGGggatacattaatattttttgaaaatcatgataacgatactttaaatattctcacaatttatcatgaataaatATCGAGCAAAAGATTATGATTTTCAATGACTTTACGGAGAGCATTAGAGACAAAGAGAAATGATATTTGCAGCTTTGTTGCAAGCATTATCGATCATCTATTAAAATACCATGAATGTTgtcgattaaaaaatttaatttaaggtgCTAACAAATTTAGAGTGCTGATAAATTAGGATAATTGGACAATTGTAGAAATGAAGTTTAtcataaaattggaaaatatcgCCTAACGTTATATGCTGtattaaaattacaacataGCAGTATCTACGGTGAAGTGCGTAACGCAATCTAAATTTCAGTTACTGCTTTCATATTTATTACTGATTGCAGCTAGTATATGTAAgataaagtgtttaaaaaagaaaaactgtcaaaaaattggtttaagTGACTTAATGTAGGTTTTTATACTATTCATAAAGCTGTGGCTCACTGCAAGAACAAACAGTGATAATGTTTTCCCAAAGAACATGGTATGTTCTGAAAAACGGTTTAAAGCTGAGATCAACaatgaagacaaaatttttatggaatataCAGAAAATCACCTTTCCTGAGCCAATGTCCTATAATTAAGGCGAacttacaatttttaagttaattaagaatactagattttgtatttaaattctgtatttaattattcttgtaCGGCGTCTAAAGATTATGATGagtacaaatattttacttcttccagataaattctaataataaaatagttttgctaCTAGTGTtctagaaaaaagaatattaaaatgtgtCACGAGTTTTCTCGTCATCTGGAAagtgtgtttttatattttttttaattgtatattcatttatttttaggtaCAGCCTCAGTAAACCCATTCATCCCAGTTGTTGCGAAGAACAGACTCGGTCTTTCTGCAACTTCTCTAGCTGCTGTCTTGGCTGCTCAACaattaattacaattgtttCGAAGCCAATAATTGGTTACATTGCCGATTACTTCAACAGGCTCAAACTGATGATTAATACACTGCTCATTTTGCAAATAGTTTTCCTGTTTTTAATTCTCGCCGTTCCTCACATCAAAAAACCCTCCGACTCATCACAGGAATTAACATTATACGATCAATTAGAACACTTCAAGAAATCTTCCGAATCAGTGATTCTCACAGCCCGGTATTACCCTGACAGCAGAAACTCATCCAGTCAAATTACCTCTCCAAACTCTCCAGAGGAAAATGGAAACTCGTGGAATGAAGATAACAGCACATTCTCAGAAATTACGTGTTTACAACAAATTAATTTGACATCAATGATCTGTTTTCAGAAAGACATTGACGTAGAAATAAGCGATTTCAACCATGAATCTGAGTTAAATTTCAGCTGTTTAGTTAATTCTTTTAGTGCAGACATCTTTAATGAACATTTTCAACAGTGTAACAAAAAGTTGCATTTTCGTTTGCTAGCATTAGATTCTAACTATTCTGTCTATCAGAAAAACAAGACTTTTCCTTGCACGATTTCACTCACGAAAGATCACGATAATTCTAGTATCTCAACAATAAGTGACTTTCACACTTATGAATTTTGGATATTTGCTGTTGTCAACATTCTTGCAGGTATATGTACCAGTTCAGTTTTTACACTCTCTGATACAGCTTGCTGTGAGAGTGTGCAGAAGTTAGGGGGAGAATTCGGGAGACAAAGATTGTTTGGCGCAGTTGGATGGGGGGCATTGGCAGCTATAAGTGGATATTTATGTGACCTAACTGGTAACTATTATGCATCTTGGACGTTTATGGCAGTGCTGCAAATACTGGCTTTGTGGAATGTTTCTCAATTAGATCTCATTAAGCCACATTTCTCACAGAATCTTCTAAAAGACGTTGGTAGAGTTCTAAAATCTTTAGAATTCGCTGCATTCGAATTTGGAGTCTTGTTCAATGGAATAGGTGCAGGTTTACTGTGGTTTTACTTAATATGGTTTGTTTCAAGTTTAGGAGCCAGTAAATTCCTCTGCGGATTGACACAGTACGTTGAATGCTTTCTTGGCGAGATacctttcatgtttttttcagGCTGGTTCATAAAGAAATTAGGACATTTTAATCTCCTTTCACTTTCCCTCATATCTTATGCTTTGCGCTTTTTATGGTACAGCTATCTGCAAAATCCATGGCTCATTCTTCCTGCTGAAATTACGCATGGTTTTACTTATGGAACTCTTTTTCCTGCTATAGCATCGTATGggaaaatgaaagcaaaacCTGGAACAGAGGCAACAACACAATCAATTCTGTTTACGACACATGGAGGCTTaggtaagttttaaattatcgaTAACCTGATAATTActagtgattaaaattttttttgatataatcCGTCGTTTTTATAATACATGTATGACCAAATTGATTggagagctttttttttaaacattaatttatattaatcatttatagccattaaagtatgaaatataacAGATAAATCCGCTATCCCTTTTCCCAATTTtgtagatattaaataaaaatctataaacaataaattaattctaataataagaaaaacaattaaaatgccataaaatcaaaataaagaaaggtTTATATGTAATCGTATATTTACAAAACaagattacaaataaattaccACTTAGTTTCACGGGAAAAAGGAATCTAAAGGGtcaaaaattgcgcaaaatatgagtatt
Above is a window of Parasteatoda tepidariorum isolate YZ-2023 chromosome 5, CAS_Ptep_4.0, whole genome shotgun sequence DNA encoding:
- the LOC107451180 gene encoding major facilitator superfamily domain-containing protein 6 isoform X2 — its product is MLEKEIKIMHTEVLAVKTPKDETEGKTKKKSFFHIDKEMLRFKIHFFLFIGGTASVNPFIPVVAKNRLGLSATSLAAVLAAQQLITIVSKPIIGYIADYFNRLKLMINTLLILQIVFLFLILAVPHIKKPSDSSQELTLYDQLEHFKKSSESVILTARYYPDSRNSSSQITSPNSPEENGNSWNEDNSTFSEITCLQQINLTSMICFQKDIDVEISDFNHESELNFSCLVNSFSADIFNEHFQQCNKKLHFRLLALDSNYSVYQKNKTFPCTISLTKDHDNSSISTISDFHTYEFWIFAVVNILAGICTSSVFTLSDTACCESVQKLGGEFGRQRLFGAVGWGALAAISGYLCDLTGNYYASWTFMAVLQILALWNVSQLDLIKPHFSQNLLKDVGRVLKSLEFAAFEFGVLFNGIGAGLLWFYLIWFVSSLGASKFLCGLTQYVECFLGEIPFMFFSGWFIKKLGHFNLLSLSLISYALRFLWYSYLQNPWLILPAEITHGFTYGTLFPAIASYGKMKAKPGTEATTQSILFTTHGGLGAGLGCILAGICFDKIGPHQTFFYFSIMCSCASVLKIVHTFLFKRHNTDKLSLSSGSIAT
- the LOC107451180 gene encoding major facilitator superfamily domain-containing protein 6 isoform X1; translation: MEFSETDPILKHKMLEKEIKIMHTEVLAVKTPKDETEGKTKKKSFFHIDKEMLRFKIHFFLFIGGTASVNPFIPVVAKNRLGLSATSLAAVLAAQQLITIVSKPIIGYIADYFNRLKLMINTLLILQIVFLFLILAVPHIKKPSDSSQELTLYDQLEHFKKSSESVILTARYYPDSRNSSSQITSPNSPEENGNSWNEDNSTFSEITCLQQINLTSMICFQKDIDVEISDFNHESELNFSCLVNSFSADIFNEHFQQCNKKLHFRLLALDSNYSVYQKNKTFPCTISLTKDHDNSSISTISDFHTYEFWIFAVVNILAGICTSSVFTLSDTACCESVQKLGGEFGRQRLFGAVGWGALAAISGYLCDLTGNYYASWTFMAVLQILALWNVSQLDLIKPHFSQNLLKDVGRVLKSLEFAAFEFGVLFNGIGAGLLWFYLIWFVSSLGASKFLCGLTQYVECFLGEIPFMFFSGWFIKKLGHFNLLSLSLISYALRFLWYSYLQNPWLILPAEITHGFTYGTLFPAIASYGKMKAKPGTEATTQSILFTTHGGLGAGLGCILAGICFDKIGPHQTFFYFSIMCSCASVLKIVHTFLFKRHNTDKLSLSSGSIAT